A genomic stretch from Pirellulales bacterium includes:
- a CDS encoding glycoside hydrolase family 9 protein produces MNGISRALCRASAGVVCCAATLVAGAAAGEAWIRVNNVGYLSGDPKIAVLSSDDPCAGEFLVGEFAAPIGPDQGAWGPFAHNYRLDFSAWRTPGRWRVRAAGVESPEFAVGDDAYAHAAGKLMEFMRLQRCGDNPLQPKCHQHDAFDADTGETFDLVGGWHDAGDRLKHMLTTTYCVAALFLADEEDEARHGAALVKKLHPRENVLFVQIGDDRDHMPPNTLWHDDQSDYGRGPGGPRAAWRATGRPEGPQHKNKSSGLANLAGRCAAALALAGDVDAARTLYELAKSRPGTAMSVPVRAPYYYSEVTYHDDLEWGATELYLATGETKYRDEALAHARQAGVNPAMGCDAHGHYEFFPYANLAHWRLGLVAGPEVRRELAEFYRQGLERVRVKAEANPYRLGTPLAWCSTNDVVAAATEAVLYERLTGDRTYRALAAEARDWIFGRNPWGVSFVIGVPENGRHASRPHHLFYKLADHLPVGGLVDGPVTKAINDALKFEPFEDDELARFQSETAVYHDVFADFSTNEPIIDGTVSLALLLHVWPEEDRDGGGAGK; encoded by the coding sequence ATGAACGGGATCTCGAGAGCGCTCTGCCGCGCAAGCGCGGGGGTTGTCTGCTGCGCGGCGACGTTGGTCGCCGGGGCGGCGGCGGGCGAGGCTTGGATTCGCGTCAACAACGTCGGCTATTTGTCGGGCGATCCGAAGATTGCCGTCTTGTCGAGCGACGATCCGTGCGCGGGGGAGTTTCTCGTCGGTGAGTTCGCGGCGCCGATCGGCCCCGACCAGGGAGCGTGGGGGCCGTTCGCGCACAACTATCGACTTGATTTCTCGGCGTGGCGGACCCCCGGGCGGTGGCGCGTGAGGGCGGCGGGGGTCGAGTCGCCGGAGTTCGCCGTGGGGGACGACGCCTATGCTCACGCGGCCGGCAAGCTGATGGAGTTCATGCGGCTGCAACGGTGCGGCGACAATCCCTTGCAGCCGAAGTGCCACCAACACGACGCCTTCGACGCCGACACCGGCGAAACGTTCGATCTGGTCGGAGGCTGGCACGATGCGGGGGATCGGCTCAAGCATATGCTGACCACGACCTACTGCGTCGCGGCGCTCTTTCTGGCGGACGAGGAGGACGAAGCGCGGCATGGCGCGGCGCTGGTCAAAAAGCTCCATCCTCGCGAGAACGTGCTGTTCGTGCAGATCGGCGACGATCGGGACCACATGCCTCCCAACACGCTGTGGCACGACGACCAGTCGGACTACGGCCGCGGCCCCGGCGGACCGCGCGCGGCATGGCGCGCCACCGGGCGTCCCGAGGGGCCGCAGCACAAGAACAAGTCTTCGGGGCTGGCGAATCTGGCCGGGCGCTGCGCCGCGGCGCTGGCGCTGGCCGGCGACGTGGACGCGGCTCGCACGTTGTACGAACTGGCCAAATCGCGACCCGGAACGGCGATGTCGGTGCCGGTGCGGGCTCCGTATTACTACAGCGAGGTCACGTACCACGACGATCTGGAGTGGGGGGCGACGGAGCTGTATCTGGCGACGGGCGAAACGAAGTACCGGGACGAAGCGCTCGCCCACGCGCGCCAAGCAGGGGTCAACCCCGCGATGGGGTGCGATGCGCACGGGCACTACGAGTTCTTTCCCTACGCGAATCTGGCCCATTGGCGATTGGGGCTCGTCGCCGGGCCCGAAGTGCGGCGCGAGTTGGCCGAGTTTTATCGGCAGGGACTCGAGCGGGTGCGCGTGAAGGCCGAAGCGAACCCGTACCGCCTCGGCACGCCGCTGGCCTGGTGTTCGACCAACGACGTCGTGGCGGCGGCGACCGAAGCGGTGCTGTACGAGCGGCTCACGGGGGATCGCACGTACCGGGCGCTCGCCGCCGAGGCCCGCGATTGGATCTTCGGCCGCAATCCGTGGGGGGTGTCGTTCGTGATCGGCGTGCCCGAGAACGGTCGCCACGCGAGCCGGCCTCATCACCTGTTCTACAAACTGGCCGATCACCTGCCGGTCGGAGGGCTGGTCGACGGGCCGGTTACGAAGGCCATCAACGACGCGCTGAAGTTCGAGCCGTTCGAGGACGACGAACTTGCGCGCTTCCAGTCGGAGACGGCGGTCTATCACGACGTGTTCGCCGACTTCTCGACGAACGAGCCGATCATCGACGGCACGGTGTCGTTGGCGCTGCTGTTGCACGTCTGGCCGGAGGAGGACCGCGATGGCGGCGGCGCGGGGAAGTAA
- a CDS encoding toll/interleukin-1 receptor domain-containing protein, which yields MKPIFISYRRKDTQDVVGRLFDRLSGYFGPGLVLLDVDALVAGGNYRTQIQQLLKDCSVVLVVIGREWLTMVDAEGRRRIDDPDDQLRIEVETALTAGRTVIPVLVHDAAMPTAAELPDAIKPLAACEPHYVQSGAAFNADLWHLIVRLGDAGIRPVEAKFPWHMVLMTAGLALLGLALASGSFLPYEQTSDYALQQLDLDKALPELRLNPSYAAWDGKPYDRARYDRRLLLDAVFTLAPLTLGPILIVWGKRKCCLNKERDAARYHYGQGAGRLPTPKSGKSILCLALGVASFGAGLFAAIPAVLVGGLAWREIVTHRTWIRGRSLVVFGLLAAMLGGAISVWLVWPQWRSRQWLASMEQAHAAAQAGDDAAQLKALDRALAQAAGEFRHSSLTNLKRAEAFRKQEKRDEALAALTAAIDEIEAAIPPLGGPDSDCENVVWQTARTWRGEILEAQGETARAREDFRRRDWGLFNRTGADDMLQEGGEFEDAPPAPAAPEAEPAPEAPPAPIADPTARRRESPRASGLVARLTSACSSLS from the coding sequence ATGAAACCGATCTTTATTTCCTACCGGCGTAAAGACACCCAAGACGTCGTCGGGCGGCTGTTCGATCGGCTGAGCGGCTACTTCGGTCCGGGGCTTGTTCTGCTCGACGTCGACGCCTTGGTGGCGGGGGGGAATTACCGAACGCAGATTCAGCAGTTGCTGAAGGATTGCAGCGTCGTGCTCGTGGTCATCGGCCGCGAGTGGCTGACGATGGTCGACGCCGAGGGGCGGCGGCGGATCGACGATCCCGACGACCAATTGCGGATCGAGGTCGAGACGGCGCTCACGGCGGGGCGGACCGTGATCCCAGTGTTGGTGCACGACGCAGCGATGCCGACGGCCGCCGAGCTGCCTGACGCGATCAAGCCTCTCGCCGCGTGCGAGCCCCACTATGTCCAGAGCGGCGCGGCGTTCAACGCCGACCTATGGCACTTGATCGTGCGGCTGGGGGACGCGGGCATTCGGCCCGTCGAAGCGAAGTTCCCCTGGCACATGGTGCTGATGACGGCGGGGCTTGCGCTGTTGGGACTCGCGCTGGCTTCGGGGTCGTTTCTGCCGTACGAGCAGACCAGCGACTATGCGCTGCAGCAACTCGATCTCGACAAGGCGCTCCCCGAATTGCGGCTGAACCCCTCGTACGCTGCCTGGGACGGCAAGCCGTACGACCGGGCGCGGTACGATCGCCGGTTGCTGCTGGACGCAGTCTTCACGCTGGCGCCGCTGACGCTGGGGCCGATCCTGATCGTGTGGGGCAAGCGCAAGTGCTGCCTCAACAAGGAGCGGGACGCGGCGCGGTACCACTACGGCCAAGGAGCGGGGCGATTGCCGACCCCGAAGAGCGGCAAGTCGATTCTGTGCTTGGCTCTGGGGGTGGCGTCGTTCGGCGCCGGGCTGTTCGCGGCGATCCCGGCGGTGCTCGTCGGGGGGCTCGCGTGGCGCGAGATCGTGACGCATCGCACGTGGATTCGGGGCCGCAGTCTGGTCGTGTTCGGGTTGCTGGCTGCGATGCTCGGGGGCGCGATATCCGTGTGGTTGGTGTGGCCGCAATGGCGATCGCGGCAGTGGCTGGCCAGCATGGAGCAAGCGCACGCCGCCGCGCAAGCGGGAGACGACGCGGCGCAGTTGAAGGCGCTCGATCGGGCGCTCGCGCAGGCCGCGGGCGAGTTCCGGCATTCGTCCCTGACGAATCTGAAGCGGGCTGAGGCGTTCCGCAAGCAAGAGAAGCGGGACGAGGCGCTCGCCGCGCTCACCGCGGCGATCGACGAGATTGAGGCGGCGATTCCTCCCCTGGGGGGCCCCGATTCCGACTGCGAGAATGTCGTGTGGCAGACGGCGCGGACCTGGCGCGGCGAGATCTTGGAGGCGCAAGGAGAGACCGCGCGGGCCCGCGAGGATTTCCGGCGGCGCGACTGGGGGTTGTTCAATCGAACCGGGGCCGACGACATGCTGCAGGAGGGCGGCGAGTTCGAGGATGCGCCGCCGGCTCCAGCCGCGCCCGAGGCGGAGCCGGCGCCCGAGGCGCCTCCCGCGCCGATCGCCGATCCCACGGCTCGTCGGCGCGAGTCGCCGCGCGCGAGCGGGCTTGTCGCGAGATTGACCTCTGCCTGTTCCTCGCTCTCCTGA
- a CDS encoding adenylate/guanylate cyclase domain-containing protein, giving the protein MSGPRTPEQCRAAAELALAKGEPLAAYDRTSEGLRLWPGDVRLRQLRGLSLSRSGAIEAAAEEFRALAEGGAADEETLGNLAQTYKALWLRDPQGGSAAEYRRQASQAYRDAFDRTGGYWTGVNAAAMALAEGDRSAALDLAGKTLAICQDKLLREPDPTTPEAYWLRATCGEAALIAGRVDEAADWYRQAGALPGKRFAHVASTRRQARLVCGLVGADWGRLADCFVLPRIVAFTGHMLDAPDRVTPRFPAALADAVKREIAARLDGWGPATGYSSAACGGDLLFLETLLERGDEAVVVLPFPREQFVATSVDFAGPEMRARFDAVMERLGEPIVASAWGAVAGPAEYAYANRLFCGLAKIQADLFDERPVLLAVQDEQARGEPGGAAEVVDEWRAHGGEVELIELRRLARRALGAPGDAGDGASPRLTDPQPGAISAAPRQDVVALLFADVQGFSKLADAEVLLFVREFLARVAALPRAIGIAPLTANTWGDGIFAVFASVREAGEYALALAELVHGTRWDQFDLPAELGIRIALHAGPAFAVDDPLTGRPGYWGAHVSRAARMEPITPPGQVYASQAFAALARDDADGAFACRYVGRTPLAKGFGTFPTYHVARRAPRGPAAGAS; this is encoded by the coding sequence ATGTCGGGTCCTCGCACCCCGGAGCAGTGTCGCGCCGCCGCGGAACTGGCGCTGGCCAAGGGGGAGCCGCTCGCGGCGTACGATCGCACGTCCGAGGGGTTGCGGCTCTGGCCGGGCGACGTGCGACTGCGGCAACTGCGCGGCTTGAGCTTGTCGCGCTCGGGAGCGATCGAGGCCGCGGCAGAGGAGTTTCGCGCACTCGCCGAGGGGGGCGCGGCGGATGAAGAGACGCTGGGAAATCTGGCTCAGACCTACAAAGCCCTTTGGCTCCGCGATCCGCAGGGCGGAAGCGCGGCCGAGTACCGGCGACAGGCGTCGCAGGCGTATCGCGACGCGTTCGACCGGACCGGCGGGTACTGGACCGGGGTGAACGCCGCGGCGATGGCCCTGGCCGAGGGGGATCGCAGCGCGGCGCTCGATCTGGCGGGCAAGACGCTGGCGATCTGCCAGGACAAACTGCTGCGCGAGCCCGACCCGACGACGCCCGAGGCGTATTGGTTGCGGGCGACCTGCGGCGAGGCGGCTCTGATCGCCGGGCGTGTTGACGAAGCGGCCGACTGGTACCGGCAAGCGGGCGCGCTGCCGGGGAAGCGGTTCGCGCACGTCGCCTCGACGCGGCGACAGGCGCGGCTCGTGTGCGGACTCGTCGGCGCCGACTGGGGGCGACTTGCGGACTGTTTCGTGTTGCCGCGGATCGTAGCGTTCACGGGGCACATGCTCGACGCTCCGGACCGCGTGACGCCGCGGTTTCCGGCGGCGCTGGCCGACGCGGTGAAACGCGAGATCGCGGCGCGGTTGGACGGCTGGGGCCCGGCGACGGGCTACTCGTCCGCGGCGTGCGGGGGGGACCTCCTGTTTCTGGAAACGCTCCTGGAGCGCGGGGACGAGGCGGTCGTCGTGCTGCCGTTTCCGCGCGAGCAGTTCGTCGCGACAAGCGTCGACTTCGCGGGGCCCGAGATGCGCGCCCGGTTCGACGCGGTGATGGAGCGACTCGGCGAGCCGATCGTTGCGTCGGCCTGGGGTGCGGTCGCAGGGCCGGCGGAGTATGCGTACGCGAATCGCCTGTTCTGCGGCTTGGCGAAGATTCAGGCCGATCTGTTCGACGAGCGCCCAGTGCTGTTGGCCGTGCAAGACGAGCAGGCGCGCGGCGAGCCGGGGGGCGCCGCCGAGGTGGTCGACGAGTGGCGAGCGCACGGCGGGGAGGTCGAGTTGATCGAGCTGCGCCGGTTGGCGCGCCGAGCGCTTGGCGCGCCTGGAGACGCCGGGGACGGAGCGTCGCCACGACTCACGGACCCGCAGCCGGGCGCGATTTCGGCCGCTCCGCGACAGGACGTGGTCGCACTGTTGTTCGCCGACGTGCAGGGGTTCAGCAAGCTGGCGGACGCCGAGGTGCTGTTGTTCGTTCGCGAGTTCCTCGCCCGGGTCGCCGCGCTGCCGCGGGCGATCGGGATTGCGCCGCTGACGGCCAACACCTGGGGGGACGGGATCTTTGCCGTGTTCGCGTCGGTGCGCGAGGCGGGCGAGTATGCGCTTGCGCTGGCCGAGTTGGTTCACGGCACGCGGTGGGACCAGTTCGACCTGCCGGCGGAGTTGGGGATTCGAATCGCGCTGCATGCGGGGCCGGCGTTCGCGGTGGACGATCCGCTCACCGGTCGGCCTGGCTATTGGGGCGCCCATGTGAGCCGGGCCGCGCGGATGGAACCGATCACTCCGCCGGGGCAGGTGTACGCCAGTCAGGCGTTCGCGGCCTTGGCCCGCGACGACGCCGACGGAGCCTTCGCGTGCCGGTACGTCGGCCGCACGCCGCTGGCGAAGGGGTTCGGGACGTTTCCCACGTACCACGTCGCCCGACGTGCGCCGCGGGGACCGGCGGCGGGCGCAAGTTGA
- a CDS encoding DUF1559 domain-containing protein encodes MKDTAFNDRRSAHRGAFTLVELLVVIAIIGVLVALLLPAVQAAREAARRAHCVNNLKQISLAMLSHETTHGHLPSAGWWGAWVGDPDEGFGLNQPGGWVYNILPYIEQQPLHEIGRGLTGIDKRRAFAERDAMAIEALNCPSRRAAVPYPNTNNNVPLNSRYAAVHGRTDYAQNAGDIKNLEHWVVGCGPRSVEDGRSAAWRPGLDDHSGVGFGGFLVELRHISDGTSNTYAVGERFIEPQFYDTGKAHADDWPMYTGFQDDLYRSVWYDVETSAGEAYLPLQDRDGFDGQSFRFGSAHAAGCHMAMVDGSVKIVAYDVDAEVHRQGGHRSDGGVQRAVNLVERCAR; translated from the coding sequence ATGAAGGACACGGCGTTCAACGATCGACGTTCCGCGCACCGCGGCGCGTTTACGCTCGTCGAGTTGTTGGTGGTGATCGCCATCATCGGCGTGCTGGTGGCGCTGCTGTTGCCGGCCGTGCAGGCGGCGCGCGAAGCGGCGCGGCGAGCGCATTGCGTCAACAATCTCAAGCAGATCTCGCTGGCGATGTTGTCGCACGAGACGACTCACGGACACCTTCCGTCGGCTGGTTGGTGGGGCGCCTGGGTCGGCGATCCGGACGAAGGGTTCGGGCTGAATCAGCCCGGCGGGTGGGTTTACAACATCCTGCCGTACATCGAGCAGCAGCCGCTGCACGAGATCGGGCGCGGGTTGACGGGGATCGACAAGCGGCGGGCCTTCGCCGAGCGCGACGCTATGGCGATCGAAGCGCTCAACTGCCCGTCGCGCCGGGCGGCTGTGCCGTACCCCAATACGAACAACAACGTCCCGCTCAACAGTCGGTATGCCGCGGTGCACGGCCGCACCGATTACGCCCAGAACGCGGGCGACATCAAGAATCTGGAACATTGGGTCGTCGGTTGCGGGCCGCGCTCGGTCGAGGACGGGCGCAGCGCCGCTTGGCGGCCGGGGCTCGACGACCACTCGGGGGTCGGTTTCGGCGGGTTCCTCGTCGAGTTGCGTCATATTTCCGACGGGACTTCGAACACCTACGCCGTGGGCGAGCGGTTCATCGAGCCGCAGTTCTACGACACCGGCAAGGCCCACGCCGACGATTGGCCCATGTACACGGGCTTTCAGGACGACCTGTATCGGTCGGTGTGGTACGACGTCGAAACCTCCGCCGGGGAAGCGTATCTGCCGCTGCAGGATCGCGACGGGTTCGACGGCCAGTCGTTCCGCTTCGGCAGCGCGCATGCGGCCGGCTGTCACATGGCGATGGTCGACGGGTCGGTGAAGATCGTCGCGTACGACGTCGACGCCGAGGTTCACCGCCAGGGGGGCCACCGCAGCGACGGCGGCGTGCAGCGCGCCGTCAATCTTGTCGAGAGGTGCGCGAGGTAG
- a CDS encoding PEP-CTERM sorting domain-containing protein, with translation MRTLLALGLVSLLAAPASAAVTSSTLHGPEATSLNGLIAVGDAISGLIGTELPGDTGWHPANTNPADQLPAFTDDAGILGSGLTGLMNDFPAAGAPAKIVQYDLAAATDVRAIQILTGTNGKDGRAFSTTAIRYSTDNGSSFHHLGYFESDPLGTVNAGQWGSTLVQIYDDGGAPLVAGATNFIFSLYAVDNTGGQYRDPFDGVNPFTGVDDGLTAAFVSPLVLEIDVIAVPEPASWALAGLVLAAAGLARRVRMSA, from the coding sequence ATGAGAACGCTGCTTGCCCTCGGACTTGTCTCGCTGTTGGCCGCGCCGGCGTCGGCCGCGGTCACCTCCTCGACCCTGCACGGTCCCGAAGCGACGAGCCTCAACGGGCTGATCGCCGTCGGGGACGCGATCTCGGGATTGATCGGCACGGAACTGCCCGGCGATACGGGCTGGCACCCGGCGAACACGAATCCTGCCGATCAGTTGCCGGCGTTCACCGACGACGCCGGGATCTTGGGGAGCGGTTTGACGGGATTGATGAACGATTTCCCCGCCGCCGGCGCCCCCGCGAAGATCGTGCAGTACGATCTGGCCGCCGCGACCGACGTCCGAGCGATTCAGATCCTCACCGGCACCAACGGCAAGGACGGTCGGGCGTTTTCGACCACGGCGATTCGCTACTCGACCGACAACGGCAGCAGCTTTCATCATTTGGGATATTTCGAGTCGGATCCGCTGGGAACAGTCAACGCTGGGCAATGGGGTTCGACGCTGGTGCAGATTTACGACGACGGGGGGGCCCCGCTCGTGGCCGGCGCCACGAACTTCATTTTCAGCTTGTACGCCGTCGACAACACGGGGGGGCAGTACCGCGACCCGTTCGACGGGGTGAATCCCTTCACGGGGGTCGACGACGGGCTGACCGCGGCGTTCGTCTCGCCGCTGGTGCTCGAAATTGACGTGATTGCGGTTCCGGAGCCGGCCAGTTGGGCCCTGGCAGGGCTCGTCCTGGCGGCGGCGGGACTTGCCCGCCGGGTTCGGATGTCGGCCTAA
- a CDS encoding DNA-binding transcriptional regulator, with product MHRREVALIVDPGRPYDRHIVRGVAAFVEEQHRHWSLYVEEDPVARLPDLKAWGGDGIIANFDDRRIATAVRRTSAPIVGVGGGYGYYPGDPDIPYVRTDNRAIAELAANHLFDMGLRRFAFCGEPPNRANGWARERAEAFVSAIEAAGCECDVYNGRHSPSRRWRESQTQLQRWLESLATPLGLMACNDARARHVMQACCAAGLRVPEDVAIVGVDNDDVMCELTQPRLTSIEQGARRIGFEAASLLDQMMSGKKPPRKSLTVPPARIVTRQSTDVLAINDPDVAEALRFIRRRACEPIAVHDVLTAAQMSRSTLEARFRDVLGRSIHAEIRRVQVDAARRLLTTTNIPIKEVVKRVGVSSVQYFSAMMRRSLGKTPGELRKESQRGQSAPS from the coding sequence ATGCATCGTCGCGAAGTCGCTCTGATCGTCGATCCCGGCCGGCCGTACGATCGGCACATCGTCCGCGGGGTCGCGGCGTTCGTTGAGGAACAGCACCGTCACTGGTCGTTGTACGTCGAGGAGGATCCCGTCGCCCGCTTGCCCGATCTCAAAGCGTGGGGGGGCGACGGCATCATCGCGAACTTCGACGACCGCCGCATCGCCACCGCGGTCCGTCGCACCAGCGCGCCGATCGTCGGCGTCGGCGGCGGCTACGGTTACTATCCCGGCGATCCCGACATCCCCTATGTGAGGACCGACAACCGAGCCATCGCCGAATTGGCCGCCAACCACTTGTTCGACATGGGGCTGCGCCGCTTCGCGTTCTGCGGCGAACCTCCCAATCGAGCCAACGGCTGGGCCCGCGAACGGGCCGAGGCCTTCGTGTCGGCGATCGAAGCGGCCGGCTGCGAATGCGACGTGTACAACGGCCGGCACTCGCCGTCGCGCCGGTGGCGCGAGTCGCAGACCCAATTGCAACGGTGGCTGGAGTCGCTGGCGACCCCGCTGGGACTGATGGCCTGCAACGACGCCCGCGCTCGCCACGTGATGCAAGCCTGCTGCGCCGCGGGGCTCCGCGTCCCCGAGGACGTGGCGATCGTGGGGGTCGACAACGACGACGTCATGTGCGAACTGACTCAACCCCGACTGACGAGCATTGAACAAGGGGCGCGCCGCATCGGGTTCGAAGCGGCGTCGCTGCTCGATCAAATGATGTCCGGCAAGAAACCGCCGCGAAAAAGCCTGACGGTCCCCCCCGCGAGGATCGTCACCCGGCAGTCGACCGACGTGCTGGCGATCAACGACCCCGACGTCGCCGAGGCGCTCCGCTTCATCCGCCGCCGGGCCTGCGAACCGATCGCCGTGCACGACGTGCTGACCGCGGCGCAAATGTCCCGCTCGACGCTTGAAGCCCGCTTCCGCGACGTGCTCGGCCGGTCGATCCACGCCGAGATCCGCCGCGTGCAGGTCGATGCGGCTCGTCGGCTGCTGACCACCACGAACATCCCGATCAAGGAGGTCGTCAAGCGCGTCGGCGTCTCCTCCGTGCAGTACTTCTCCGCCATGATGCGTCGCTCGCTCGGCAAGACCCCCGGCGAGCTCCGCAAAGAATCCCAACGCGGCCAATCCGCGCCAAGCTAG
- a CDS encoding Gfo/Idh/MocA family oxidoreductase, producing the protein MSPLDRRDFLHTAVVGAAAAATQARAAAPTNPPSENLHFALVGAGGQGRWDTSWLLKTPGAKLTAICEINPLRAAEAKQMAPDARVYTDWNEMFAQERDLQAALVALPEHTHAEASIAAMNAGLDVFCEKPMAFSADEARQMIAARDTRQRILQIGQQRRSNPLYYLAERLVQQEGIIGEVLRIDAFWDRWSDWKFELPELDMDFSKWGFPTLNHLINWRLYRRYGHGLITENGTHQMDAATWLLGGLKAKRVAGMGAIRYHDERETHDICTAEYLFENDTIVRFSQDFHQGFNYGWSYGELLLGSEGSLRVTAEQEIVHYDRDRKATRIPIERLGDCEIAGVASSAADLQAAEADRAGGGLRTYSYGHEMRIFNHCVRTRTQPACTGEIGHNAIAFTVAGADAQYDAVVNTFDERSFLS; encoded by the coding sequence ATGTCTCCGCTCGACCGTCGCGATTTTCTCCACACGGCCGTCGTCGGCGCCGCGGCTGCGGCGACCCAGGCTCGCGCCGCCGCGCCCACGAATCCCCCGAGCGAGAACCTCCACTTCGCGCTCGTCGGCGCCGGCGGGCAAGGCCGCTGGGACACGAGCTGGCTGCTGAAGACCCCCGGCGCCAAACTGACGGCGATCTGCGAAATCAACCCCCTGCGCGCCGCCGAGGCGAAGCAGATGGCGCCCGACGCACGGGTCTACACGGATTGGAACGAGATGTTCGCTCAGGAGCGCGACCTGCAAGCCGCGCTCGTGGCCCTGCCGGAGCACACCCACGCCGAGGCCTCGATCGCCGCGATGAACGCGGGGCTCGACGTCTTCTGCGAGAAGCCGATGGCCTTCTCCGCCGACGAGGCCCGGCAAATGATCGCCGCGCGCGACACACGCCAGCGGATTCTGCAAATCGGCCAACAGCGCCGCAGCAACCCGCTGTACTACCTCGCCGAACGGCTCGTCCAGCAGGAAGGGATCATCGGCGAGGTGTTGCGGATCGACGCCTTCTGGGACCGCTGGAGCGATTGGAAGTTCGAGCTCCCCGAGCTCGACATGGACTTCAGCAAATGGGGCTTCCCGACGCTCAATCACCTGATCAACTGGCGGCTCTATCGCCGGTACGGCCACGGGCTGATTACCGAGAACGGCACCCACCAGATGGACGCGGCCACGTGGCTGCTGGGAGGGCTTAAGGCGAAGCGCGTCGCGGGGATGGGCGCCATCCGCTATCACGACGAACGCGAAACGCACGACATCTGCACCGCCGAGTACCTGTTTGAAAACGACACGATTGTCCGCTTCTCGCAAGACTTCCATCAAGGATTCAACTACGGCTGGAGCTACGGCGAGCTGCTGCTGGGGAGCGAGGGTTCGCTCCGCGTGACCGCCGAGCAGGAGATCGTTCACTACGACCGCGATCGCAAAGCGACGCGGATCCCGATCGAGCGGCTCGGCGATTGCGAGATCGCGGGGGTCGCGTCCTCGGCCGCCGACCTGCAGGCGGCCGAAGCCGACCGCGCCGGCGGGGGACTGCGGACCTACAGCTACGGCCACGAGATGCGCATCTTCAACCACTGCGTCCGCACCCGCACCCAGCCCGCGTGCACCGGCGAGATCGGCCACAATGCGATCGCGTTCACCGTCGCCGGCGCCGACGCTCAGTACGACGCCGTGGTGAACACGTTCGACGAGCGTTCGTTCCTGAGTTGA
- a CDS encoding TIM barrel protein has protein sequence MSDPVRYRFSFGPWNVSEGADPFGPAVRTPYALEEKLDWYRPLGFEGVQFHDDDVVEGIDELEHLQIMKRAREVNQALTDRGLVAEFVAPRLWFDPRTIDGGYTSNSPSERQYALDRTIRSIDVAREVQTRNIVLWLAREGSYVRESKNARTAYARILEAINLVLEYDPEVQVWIEPKPNEPMDHAYVPTIGHAIALAYQSADPARVSGLIETAHAVLAGLDPSDEMAFALAHDKLASVHLNDQNGLKFDQDKSFGSANLRSAYNQVRVLEDNGYGRRGEFVGLDVKAMRTQPQALSTAHLANSRALFLHLVDKVRSADRQLEAELIAARDYEALEAYALRHLLGVATDAPLERLVSPAAIQHAS, from the coding sequence GTGAGCGATCCTGTCCGCTACCGCTTTTCCTTCGGTCCGTGGAACGTCAGCGAGGGCGCCGACCCGTTCGGCCCCGCGGTCCGCACCCCTTACGCGCTTGAAGAGAAGCTCGATTGGTACCGCCCGTTGGGGTTCGAGGGAGTGCAGTTCCACGACGACGACGTCGTCGAAGGAATCGACGAGCTTGAGCACCTGCAGATCATGAAGCGAGCCCGCGAGGTGAATCAGGCCCTGACCGATCGCGGTCTCGTCGCCGAGTTCGTCGCCCCGCGGCTGTGGTTCGACCCCCGCACCATCGACGGCGGGTACACCTCCAACAGCCCCTCCGAGCGGCAATATGCCCTGGATCGCACGATCCGGTCGATCGACGTCGCCCGCGAGGTGCAGACACGCAACATTGTGCTGTGGCTCGCTCGCGAAGGGTCGTACGTCCGCGAATCGAAGAACGCCCGGACGGCGTACGCGCGGATCCTCGAGGCGATCAACCTCGTGCTGGAATACGATCCCGAGGTTCAGGTGTGGATCGAGCCGAAGCCCAACGAGCCGATGGACCACGCTTACGTGCCGACGATCGGCCACGCAATCGCGCTGGCGTACCAATCGGCCGACCCCGCGCGGGTGAGCGGGCTCATCGAAACGGCCCACGCCGTGCTTGCGGGGCTCGACCCCTCGGACGAAATGGCCTTCGCGCTGGCCCACGACAAACTGGCGAGCGTCCATCTCAACGACCAGAACGGGCTGAAGTTCGACCAGGACAAGTCGTTCGGCTCGGCGAATCTCCGCTCGGCGTACAACCAAGTGCGCGTGCTCGAGGACAACGGCTACGGTCGCCGGGGGGAGTTTGTCGGACTCGACGTCAAGGCGATGCGAACCCAGCCCCAGGCGCTGTCGACGGCGCATCTGGCCAACAGCCGCGCGCTGTTTCTGCACTTGGTCGACAAGGTCCGCTCGGCCGACCGGCAGCTCGAGGCCGAACTGATCGCCGCCCGCGATTACGAGGCGCTCGAGGCCTACGCGCTGCGGCACCTGCTGGGGGTCGCGACCGACGCGCCGCTGGAGCGGCTTGTCTCCCCCGCGGCCATACAGCACGCGTCGTGA